TGGGGGGCAGGATTCAATGGCATGGATCGCCCAGAGGTCAATCGGCTCGGCCTGGAGTCGCTTGGGTGGCTGCAGCCGGATGGGGGCAAGGCGCAGCGCCAGCTCGGCCAGCCGTGCCTTGCGTCCGCCACGGCTGGGAATCTGGATCAGCTGCCGACCGATCAGGGGCTGAGCCGGCAGGTAGTCCCACAAGGGGGCGATACCCTCATCGATCTCGACCTGGCGCTGCGTGGTGCGGTTGGCACGGATCAGCAGGTGCGGACCTTGGGGATCCCGGGTGGCTTCTTGAAACAGTTCGTACAGATCGGATTCGCGATCGGCGATATTCACCAGCCGGGTCTGAGGACAAAGGCGCTGAAACTCGGCGGTACGTCGAAAGCTGGTGAGCCAGCGCAGGCTCTCCTTCTCTTCGATGGGCCGCTGCTTGCGCTGCCTCGCCTGGCCCATGGCCTCGGCATCACGGGCCCAGAGCTGGATATCCACCAATCCCAGGGGTACGCCCTCGGGAGTCAGGGCCAGACTGTCGTGCAGCTTCAGGCCCAGGGCACCATCGGCGCGGGTATTGATGGGGCCCAGACCCGACGTGGCGGGGTGGGCTGCGTAATTGAGGCTGGTGGTGTCTTGTGCCACCAGCACCCAGGGGTGGGCCGTGATACGCGCCAGGGTATTTTGGTAATGGGGTTGCAGCAGGGTTTGGAGAGTCACTTGGGGGTTCTTGAAGAAACGGTAAGCGGCCTTGGTTTGTCCGGCATCGCCCTGCAAGGCGCTGCTGAGGGTGGCGGTCGGCTGGGCGAAAAAGGCCTCGGCCAGACGGATTAGGCGTGTGCGCAGACGTCCATCGGGCAAGGCCAAGGTGCCGAATTCCTGCGCTGCCCAGGAACCACCGCCCGTTGGGATCGCCTCAGGGTCTAGGGGCTCCGGTATGCGCAGCTCGGGCTTGGGCTCCTGGCAGAGTACGCTACGCCAGTTTGGCGTCAGCGGCAAGGCATAGACGGCCTTGCTGACACCCGCGCCGCGATCCTGTCGTCCACGTCCGCTGGTCTGCCCCAGCCGCTGCCAGTTGGCGGCACGATAGACGGTTCCGGCAAACTGGGTTTCATCGACAAAGGTCTCCAGCAACACCGGCGCCTGGCCATAGTCCCGCGTCCAATCCGCCACCACCTGACGGCTGGCCAAAGCCAGCACGTGGGAGCCCAGATGGGGAACCTGAATACTGGGCAGCAGCAGAAAACGGCTATTGGCCACCACCCGCGACAGATTGGCCCGGCGGGCCTGCGGGCTCCAGCCGATCCAGCGGTCCCGTTCCCGCAAATGCCAGGCCGAGCCACTGAAGGCCAGCCCGCCCAGCCAGCCCATCTGCGGCGAATGGATCAGATAGCGTCGTTGCGCACCACACAGGGGCCCCGCTCCCTGCGGGTGATGGGTGGCCATCATGCGTCGCCAAAGCAGGCTCAGTTCCTCACCGGTCACCGCCACCAATTCCACCCCGCCCAGCTCTGCCAGCGTGCCGCTGAAGCGCGGTCCCTGCCAGGGCTCCAGTGGCGCGTCATCACGCTGCTGTGGCGGCAGACGATGTGGCGGGGGTAGCTCGATCAGGCCACGCCGATCCAGTTCCAGCAAGGCCTTGCGGGCACGAACCTCCTGCAACCGCCCGTTCGCACCACGCCAGTTGAGCCAACGGCAAAGCTCACGCGACAAGGCGCTGCGGCTGAGGTCGGCCCCCACCGACAGCCGCTCGCGAATCCGCCCCAGAATAGACGGCGTAAAAACGTGCCCGCAAATCTGCATGGGGCGCTAGGATAGACATTCAGGAGCATTGTGTCCAGTGTGTCTAATAGACAGCGGGGGGGGGGGGGAGGCGAGGCAAATGGCCTCTGCTGATATCCCTCTTGGTAGATTGCACCAAAAAGGTGCCTGCCCCATCATGCCCCCTCATGGCCGGAATGCAGCCCTGCCGGGCCGCCATTGATCACCCATGGCCAGTCCCAACCACCGCAGAGGAAAATGCATGACCGATCGCAAAGGCAAATCCTGGTGGCGCTATCACCTGGGTCTGGCGGTGCTGGCCCCCTCCTGGCGTGAGCGCCTGGTGGCGGTGGGCGGTAGCCTGCTGACCATCTTTGCCCTGTACCAAATCAGCCTGGCGCTGCTGGGCGAGAGCGCCTCGCCCCTGATCGTTGCCTCCATGGGGGCGACGGTGATGCTCTTGTTTGTCATCCCTCATGGCCCCCTGTCCCAACCCTGGCCCATCTTCGGCGGGCAACTGATCTCGGCCCTGGTCGGCCTGGCCTGCGCCCATTACGTCGGGCATGATGCCCTGTCGGCGGCTCTGGCGGTGAGCCTGGCCATCCTCGCCATGCAGTTGATCCGCGCCCTGCACCCGCCCGGTTGCGCCACCGCCCTGTTTGCCGCCACCCATACCCTGGATGGGGCACCCCTGGGCTATGCCCCCATGCTCGGCCTGATGCTGACCAACCTGCTGCCCATCCTGGCCCTGGGGGTACTGCTGAATCTGCCCTTTGCCTGGCGCCGCTACCCGGCACGGCTGGCCAGCGCCGCCACTCCGGTGGCCGGTGGCGTGATCAACCATGAGGACCTGGTGATGGCCCTGAGCGAGATGGATACCTTTGTCGATATCAACGAGGACGACCTGCTGCGCATCTATGCCCTGGCGACCCATGGCAAGGAGCTAAAGCGCCTGCACACCACGGACATCGCCGTGGGCGAGACCTATCGGGGTGCCAATGACGAACGCCGCCAGGTGGTGGAGATCTTCCCCTCGGAGCAGGGCAGCCAGGTGCGTTTTCGCGTGCTCAACGGGCCACGCCGGGGCAAGGGCAGCTGTTCCCTGTACGACTTCAGCCACTGGGCCCAGGATCGGGTCTGAATTTGACCTCCTTCATCCCGACTTGGCACAGCCAGAACCCAGGGTAAACTCCGGGTTTGCCAGCACCTGGCGCTGGAGAAATACCGCCAGTTCGGCCAGTTGCGGGTATTCCGGGGCGATCTCGACGAGATAGCCCAGGGTGCGCGGGATATCCTTGAGATACCCCGGCTTGCCGTCACGCAGATTCAGGCGGGCGAAGATGCCGGCCGCCTTCAGATGACGCTGGGCACCCATCAGATCGAACCAGCGCTGGAAGTGCTCCTCGTGCTCGGGGCGCACCACGCCCGATTGCAGGGCCAGCTCAAAGTAGCCCTGTACCCAGTGCTTGACCTGCTCCCGCGGCCAGGCGATGTAACAATCCCGCAGCAGCGAGGCCAGGTCGTAGGTGACCGGGCCGAGCACGGCGTCCTGAAAATCCAGCACGCCGGGGTTGGGGCTGGAGACCATCAGATTGCGCGAGTGAAAATCCCGATGCACGCAGACCTGGGGCTGTTCCAGGGCGTTGTCGATCAACTGCTGAAAGGTGCGCTCCAGCATGGCGTTGTCCGCTGCGCCAAGCTCCAGGCCCAGGTGTTTGCCCAGCAGCCAGTCGCGAAACAGCTCCATTTCCTGCCAGAGCAGGTCGCGGTCGTAACGGGGCAGCCCCTCCTGGGGGCCGCAGGCCTGGATCGAGACCAGGGCACCCAGGGCATCGCCATAGTGGCGCTCCACGTTATCCGGGTTGAGCGCGTCCAGATAGGGCACAGAGCCCAGGTCGCTGAGCAGCAGAAAGCCCTGCCGACGTTCGGTGGCCAACACCTGGGGCACATGGATGCCGAAGCGGGCAAAGGCCTCGGCCACGCGCAGGAAGGGGTCCAGGTCCTCGCGATCCGGCGGGGCATCCATGGCGATCAGGCTACGGCCATCGGCGCAGCTGACGCGGAAATAACGCCGAAAGCTGGCGTCGTCCGAGGCCGGGGCCATGTCAAACGCCCCCAGCTGATCCAGGCCCTTAAGCCAGTCTGTCAATGCCGCCAATCTGTCTGCCATCGGATACCCCTTCTAAGTAAGTTATCGCCACAGAGACCTGGTAAACACAGAGCCGATAAGCAGCTTGATGCGCATTTGTGCAATGCACAAGCGGGCTTTTCTAGTGGTTTTTGGCCGTGGCTGAAAGCTCGGTGATTGAAGGCGTAAAAAGACCATACCATTCTGATTATTCAGGAATTCTCTGTAATCTCTGTGGCTCTGTGGCAATTTAAAGAGTGACCAATTTAGCAGATTTTCCGGCTTTTCATTAGCCCATCGGCGCTCAGGTGTTTAGAATACGGCCTCCCAAAACCAGCGGTGGTTGCCCGATGCAGCAAATTCCCGATTTTAGCGAGACCGAACTGTGGATCATCAATACCACGCTCAAGGAGCGCTATGCGCAGCCGCCGGAGTTGCAGTTGGCCGACAGTGAGATCCGCCTGCATCCCTCCGACCGGGAGGTATCCCAGGTCCCTGCCGCCATCTGGCAGGCCGACGAGTGCAATTTTGTCATCTTCAAGACCGGTGACCGCAACTACCGGGGCCAGTTTTTTTATCGGCTCTATCAGCAGTACGGCACCGGGGTACATGAATACGATGACCTGACCGAGTGCATTGTCTCCCTGCTGCAGACCCAGGCCGATTACCAGGCTCAGGACCAGGGCGATATACCGGAACAGCGCCGCTGACCGATTCTTGCCCGCTATTGCGGGCTTGTTTTTGTTTGAACGCCTATCTGAAACCCGATCATCCAAAACCCAGGGGGAACCCATGACCGTAAAAAATGCCTTTTATGCCCAGTCCGGCGGCGTGACCGCCGTGATCAATGCCTCTGCCTGCGGCGTCATCGAGACGGCACGCAAGCACCCCGAGCAGATCGCCAATGTCTATGCCGGTCGCAACGGCATCATCGGTGCCCTTACCGAGGAGCTGATCGACACCAGCCAGGAATCCGCCTCCGACATCGCCGCCCTCAAGCACACCCCCTCCGGCGGCTTCGGCTCCTGCCGCTTCAAGCTCAAGAGCCTGGAGGAGAACAAGCGCGAATACGAACGCCTGATCGAGGTGTTCAAGGCGCACAACATCGGCTACTTCTTCTACAACGGTGGCGGTGACTCGGCCGACACCTGCTACAAGGTCTCCCAACTATCGGAGAAGATGGGCTTCCCGGTGCAGGCGATCCACGTGCCCAAGACGGTGGACAACGACCTGCCCATCACCGATAACTGTCCCGGCTTCGGCTCGGTGGCCAAGTACATCGCCGTTTCCACCCTGGAGGCCAGCTTCGATGTGCGCTCCATGGCCGCCACCTCGACCAAGATCTTCGTCATTGAGGTGATGGGCCGTCATGCCGGCTGGATCGCCGCTGCCGGTGGCCTGGTGGAGGATCAGGGCATACCGGTGGTGATCCTGTTCCCCGAGGTGGAATTCGACAAGGACAAGTTCCTGGCCAAGGTGGACGCCAAGGTCAAGGAATACGGCTATTGCTCGGTGGTGGTGTCCGAGGGCTGTCACTGGCCCGATGGCAAGTTCCTCGCCGAACAGGGCACCCGCGATGCCTTCGGCCACGCCCAGCTCGGTGGCGCCGCCCCCGTCGTCGCCAACATGATCAAGGAGGCCCTGGGCCACAAGTTCCACTGGGCCGTGGCCGACTACCTGCAGCGCGCCGCCCGTCACCTGGCCTCCGCCTCCGACGTGGAACAGGCCTACGCCTTGGGCGAGGCGGCGGTGAACAAGGCGCTGGAAGGCAAGAACTCCATCATGCCCACGGTGGTGCGCGAGTCCTCCAGCCCCTATAAGTGGAGCATCGGCGAGGCACCCCTGTCCGAGGTGGCCAACGTGGAGAAGATGATGCCCCTGGATTTCATCACCGAGGACGGCTTCGGCATCACCGCCAAGTGCAAGGAATACCTCTACCCCCTGATCCAGGGCGAGGCCTATCCGCCCTACCTGGCCAACGGCATGCCCGACTATGTCACCCTCAAGCTGGCGGCGGTGGAGAAGAAGCTGGAAGGCTTCGAGATCTGATTCGACTTTTTCGGATTTGCCGGGACAGGGCCAAAC
This is a stretch of genomic DNA from gamma proteobacterium SS-5. It encodes these proteins:
- a CDS encoding IS4 family transposase; this translates as MQICGHVFTPSILGRIRERLSVGADLSRSALSRELCRWLNWRGANGRLQEVRARKALLELDRRGLIELPPPHRLPPQQRDDAPLEPWQGPRFSGTLAELGGVELVAVTGEELSLLWRRMMATHHPQGAGPLCGAQRRYLIHSPQMGWLGGLAFSGSAWHLRERDRWIGWSPQARRANLSRVVANSRFLLLPSIQVPHLGSHVLALASRQVVADWTRDYGQAPVLLETFVDETQFAGTVYRAANWQRLGQTSGRGRQDRGAGVSKAVYALPLTPNWRSVLCQEPKPELRIPEPLDPEAIPTGGGSWAAQEFGTLALPDGRLRTRLIRLAEAFFAQPTATLSSALQGDAGQTKAAYRFFKNPQVTLQTLLQPHYQNTLARITAHPWVLVAQDTTSLNYAAHPATSGLGPINTRADGALGLKLHDSLALTPEGVPLGLVDIQLWARDAEAMGQARQRKQRPIEEKESLRWLTSFRRTAEFQRLCPQTRLVNIADRESDLYELFQEATRDPQGPHLLIRANRTTQRQVEIDEGIAPLWDYLPAQPLIGRQLIQIPSRGGRKARLAELALRLAPIRLQPPKRLQAEPIDLWAIHAIESCPPEEGDAVEWLLLTTVPTQTLEEASERLGWYAARWNIEVYHRTLKSGCRIEDRRLGDADSLASCLAIDLVVAWRILYLTKLGREAPDLPCSVCFEVDEWKALYCYTDKTPVPPESPPPLGDAMRRVAKLGGFLGRKGDGHPGATTLWRGLDKLYYLTEGFRIFHPSVPGGP
- a CDS encoding HPP family protein; this translates as MTDRKGKSWWRYHLGLAVLAPSWRERLVAVGGSLLTIFALYQISLALLGESASPLIVASMGATVMLLFVIPHGPLSQPWPIFGGQLISALVGLACAHYVGHDALSAALAVSLAILAMQLIRALHPPGCATALFAATHTLDGAPLGYAPMLGLMLTNLLPILALGVLLNLPFAWRRYPARLASAATPVAGGVINHEDLVMALSEMDTFVDINEDDLLRIYALATHGKELKRLHTTDIAVGETYRGANDERRQVVEIFPSEQGSQVRFRVLNGPRRGKGSCSLYDFSHWAQDRV
- a CDS encoding phosphotransferase; translation: MADRLAALTDWLKGLDQLGAFDMAPASDDASFRRYFRVSCADGRSLIAMDAPPDREDLDPFLRVAEAFARFGIHVPQVLATERRQGFLLLSDLGSVPYLDALNPDNVERHYGDALGALVSIQACGPQEGLPRYDRDLLWQEMELFRDWLLGKHLGLELGAADNAMLERTFQQLIDNALEQPQVCVHRDFHSRNLMVSSPNPGVLDFQDAVLGPVTYDLASLLRDCYIAWPREQVKHWVQGYFELALQSGVVRPEHEEHFQRWFDLMGAQRHLKAAGIFARLNLRDGKPGYLKDIPRTLGYLVEIAPEYPQLAELAVFLQRQVLANPEFTLGSGCAKSG
- a CDS encoding 6-phosphofructokinase gives rise to the protein MTVKNAFYAQSGGVTAVINASACGVIETARKHPEQIANVYAGRNGIIGALTEELIDTSQESASDIAALKHTPSGGFGSCRFKLKSLEENKREYERLIEVFKAHNIGYFFYNGGGDSADTCYKVSQLSEKMGFPVQAIHVPKTVDNDLPITDNCPGFGSVAKYIAVSTLEASFDVRSMAATSTKIFVIEVMGRHAGWIAAAGGLVEDQGIPVVILFPEVEFDKDKFLAKVDAKVKEYGYCSVVVSEGCHWPDGKFLAEQGTRDAFGHAQLGGAAPVVANMIKEALGHKFHWAVADYLQRAARHLASASDVEQAYALGEAAVNKALEGKNSIMPTVVRESSSPYKWSIGEAPLSEVANVEKMMPLDFITEDGFGITAKCKEYLYPLIQGEAYPPYLANGMPDYVTLKLAAVEKKLEGFEI